Proteins from one Cellulosilyticum lentocellum DSM 5427 genomic window:
- the noc gene encoding nucleoid occlusion protein — MQKDLKIEHVAIDRVIPNPYQPRKVFSDAALQELADSILEHGLMQPITVRMIGNSYELIAGERRLKASKLAGLETIPAVIVEVTTKDSAVLALIENLQRENLNFLEESQAYHKIMQDYGYTQQELAATLGKNQSTVANKLRVLKLSPMVQKLLVENNLTERHARALLKLPNEEYQLMALEKVIKQELNVKRTEQIIEQMLVDVTKEDMIKHKANQKVKSYIRDMRLVTNTITEAVNLIQKAGVDAKYTMKEHADSYEIRIKIPINQ; from the coding sequence ATGCAAAAAGATTTAAAAATAGAACATGTTGCAATTGACCGCGTTATACCTAACCCATATCAACCTAGAAAGGTATTTAGTGATGCGGCATTACAAGAACTTGCAGATTCTATTTTAGAACATGGACTAATGCAACCTATTACAGTAAGAATGATAGGTAACTCCTATGAGCTTATTGCAGGAGAACGAAGATTAAAAGCATCTAAATTAGCTGGACTTGAAACTATACCTGCAGTAATTGTAGAAGTAACCACAAAAGATAGTGCCGTACTTGCTCTAATTGAAAATTTACAGCGTGAGAACTTAAATTTCCTAGAAGAGAGCCAAGCTTATCATAAAATTATGCAAGACTATGGTTATACCCAACAGGAATTGGCAGCAACATTAGGTAAAAATCAATCTACAGTAGCTAATAAACTAAGGGTATTAAAATTGTCTCCAATGGTTCAAAAATTACTAGTAGAAAACAATTTAACAGAAAGACATGCAAGAGCACTGTTAAAGTTACCTAATGAAGAATATCAGTTAATGGCTTTAGAAAAGGTCATTAAACAGGAGCTTAATGTAAAAAGAACAGAACAAATCATTGAACAGATGCTAGTGGATGTCACCAAAGAAGATATGATTAAACACAAAGCTAATCAAAAGGTAAAATCATATATAAGAGATATGAGATTAGTTACTAACACAATTACAGAAGCTGTTAATTTAATTCAAAAAGCAGGTGTAGATGCAAAATACACTATGAAAGAACATGCAGACAGCTATGAAATTAGAATTAAAATACCAATCAACCAATAG
- a CDS encoding DUF4446 family protein, which translates to MEQIELLINDYLIYIVLGLGLLVIILMILVCVNAAKMKKIQRRYEMFMSKEDINLEELLVQYTKKLNVLLQNEKEMQTSIEYMEKTVKNCVQKVGVVRYQAIANMGADLSYTVALLDEQNDGVVLNGIYGRDGCYTYAKPINAGKSTYNLSEEEIQAIEQAMNKKSM; encoded by the coding sequence ATGGAACAAATAGAGTTATTAATAAATGATTATTTAATTTATATCGTATTAGGGTTAGGTTTATTAGTTATTATACTTATGATTTTAGTATGTGTTAATGCGGCTAAAATGAAAAAAATCCAGCGTAGGTATGAAATGTTTATGTCTAAAGAAGATATTAATTTAGAAGAACTGTTAGTCCAGTATACTAAGAAACTCAATGTTTTATTACAAAATGAAAAGGAAATGCAAACCTCTATTGAATATATGGAAAAAACCGTTAAGAATTGCGTTCAAAAAGTGGGAGTAGTAAGATATCAAGCTATTGCTAATATGGGAGCCGATTTATCATATACAGTAGCTTTATTAGATGAACAGAATGATGGAGTAGTATTAAATGGAATCTATGGTAGAGATGGATGTTATACATATGCTAAACCAATCAATGCAGGTAAGTCTACTTATAATTTATCAGAGGAAGAAATTCAAGCAATAGAACAAGCAATGAATAAAAAGAGTATGTAA
- the rsmG gene encoding 16S rRNA (guanine(527)-N(7))-methyltransferase RsmG: MKQLLLDGAKELGINLTETQLNQFMMYKSLLQEWNEKMNLTAITEDREVMTKHFLDCMTIQKAIDMNTQKTVIDIGTGAGFPGLVIKIAFPHLELTLVDALKKRLTFLEEVINQLGLKGIKCIHSRAEDLGKNKAYREGFDICASRAVANLAVLSEYTLPFVKIDGYLMALKGQKIEEELEQGKKAIKILGGQLEEVIHAGVPFTELDHKIAKIRKVKPTATKYPRKAGEPTKAPLGV, encoded by the coding sequence ATGAAACAATTATTATTAGATGGAGCAAAAGAATTAGGAATTAACCTAACTGAAACTCAATTAAATCAGTTTATGATGTACAAGTCATTGTTACAGGAATGGAATGAAAAGATGAATTTAACAGCTATTACAGAAGATAGAGAAGTAATGACAAAACACTTCCTAGATTGTATGACCATTCAAAAAGCAATTGACATGAATACTCAAAAAACAGTCATTGATATTGGAACAGGTGCAGGTTTTCCTGGTTTAGTCATTAAAATAGCATTTCCTCATTTAGAATTAACCTTAGTTGATGCTTTAAAAAAACGATTAACTTTTTTAGAAGAAGTGATTAATCAATTAGGACTTAAAGGAATAAAATGTATTCATTCTAGAGCAGAGGATTTAGGTAAAAATAAAGCTTATCGTGAAGGATTTGATATCTGTGCTTCTAGAGCAGTAGCAAATTTAGCTGTGCTTAGTGAATATACTTTACCTTTTGTAAAAATAGATGGCTATCTTATGGCCCTAAAAGGTCAAAAGATAGAGGAGGAATTAGAGCAAGGGAAAAAAGCAATTAAAATATTAGGTGGTCAACTTGAAGAAGTTATTCATGCAGGCGTACCATTTACAGAGCTAGATCATAAAATTGCTAAGATTAGAAAAGTAAAACCAACCGCGACTAAATATCCAAGAAAAGCAGGAGAACCGACAAAAGCTCCTCTTGGAGTATAA
- the argS gene encoding arginine--tRNA ligase: MKDFKLELAKLLNTKIDTLSVEEIYGMIEVPNNVAMGDYAFPCFKLAKALRKAPPMIAKDIVDTLGEIDFIEKAENVNAYINFFLNRSVFVKEILLAVLADRESYGLAKEKNKGNVVVDYSSPNIAKPFHVGHLRSTVIGNSLYHIFEALGYNCIGVNHLGDWGTQFGKLIVAYKKYSSKEEVEEKGISELLRIYVLFHDEAKEHPEMDQEARNYFTKMEQGDEEALALWKWFKEVSLNEFERVYKMLGVTFDSYNGEAFYNDKMDAVIKDLEDKGLIEISEGAKIVRLDEENMAPCLITKNDGSSLYATRDITAAKYRKETYEFKKCIYVTALQQNLHFAQWFKVIEKMEWDWAKDLVHVPFGMVSMEGGAKLSTRSGNVIFLEDILKEAVDKTKKIIEEKNPDLDNKDEVANQVGIGAVIFDDMYNNIIKDIQFSWERVLDFQGETGPYVQYTHARACSLLKKAGLDIDNLPDLEISESAIADDTVLAVAKELADFKNVIESAAANFEPSYIARYAVDLAQAFNKFYNEQPILVGDEAVKNSRLAVVIATKYTIKNALHLLGIKAPVQM; encoded by the coding sequence ATGAAAGATTTTAAATTAGAGTTAGCCAAGCTTTTAAATACAAAAATTGATACATTATCAGTAGAAGAAATTTATGGCATGATTGAAGTACCTAATAATGTGGCTATGGGTGATTATGCATTTCCATGTTTTAAATTAGCTAAAGCTTTAAGAAAGGCACCTCCTATGATTGCAAAAGATATTGTAGATACTTTAGGTGAAATTGATTTTATAGAAAAAGCTGAGAACGTAAATGCTTATATTAACTTTTTTCTTAATAGATCTGTGTTTGTAAAAGAGATTTTATTAGCAGTATTAGCTGATAGAGAAAGTTATGGTTTGGCAAAAGAAAAGAATAAAGGAAATGTTGTTGTTGACTATTCTTCACCAAATATTGCGAAGCCATTTCATGTAGGACACTTGCGTTCGACAGTAATAGGTAACAGTTTATATCATATTTTTGAAGCATTAGGGTATAATTGCATAGGTGTTAATCATTTAGGTGACTGGGGAACACAGTTTGGTAAATTAATTGTAGCTTATAAGAAATATTCTAGTAAAGAAGAAGTTGAAGAAAAAGGTATTTCTGAGTTACTTAGAATTTATGTATTATTCCATGACGAAGCAAAAGAGCATCCTGAAATGGATCAAGAAGCAAGAAATTATTTTACAAAAATGGAACAAGGTGATGAAGAAGCATTAGCACTTTGGAAATGGTTTAAAGAAGTGAGTTTAAATGAATTTGAGAGAGTATATAAGATGCTAGGTGTAACTTTTGATAGTTACAATGGTGAAGCTTTTTATAATGATAAGATGGATGCAGTTATTAAAGACTTAGAAGATAAAGGACTTATTGAGATAAGTGAAGGTGCAAAAATCGTACGTTTAGATGAAGAGAATATGGCACCATGTTTAATTACTAAAAATGATGGTAGCTCATTATATGCTACTCGTGATATTACAGCAGCTAAATATCGTAAAGAAACTTATGAGTTTAAAAAATGTATTTATGTTACAGCACTCCAACAAAATCTTCACTTTGCACAATGGTTTAAGGTGATTGAAAAAATGGAATGGGACTGGGCAAAAGATTTAGTTCATGTACCATTCGGTATGGTAAGTATGGAAGGTGGTGCTAAATTATCTACCCGTTCTGGAAATGTTATTTTCTTAGAAGATATCTTAAAAGAAGCAGTAGACAAAACAAAGAAAATTATTGAAGAAAAAAATCCAGATCTTGATAATAAAGATGAGGTTGCAAATCAAGTAGGTATTGGTGCAGTTATTTTTGATGATATGTATAATAATATTATTAAAGACATTCAATTCTCATGGGAACGTGTTTTAGACTTCCAAGGAGAAACTGGTCCATACGTACAATATACTCATGCAAGGGCGTGTAGCTTACTTAAAAAAGCAGGATTAGATATTGATAATTTACCAGATCTTGAAATATCAGAATCAGCGATTGCAGATGATACTGTTTTAGCAGTAGCAAAAGAATTAGCTGATTTTAAAAATGTAATTGAATCAGCAGCAGCTAATTTTGAACCATCTTATATTGCAAGGTATGCAGTAGATTTAGCACAAGCTTTCAATAAATTTTATAATGAACAACCAATTCTAGTAGGAGATGAAGCAGTGAAAAATTCAAGATTAGCAGTTGTTATAGCTACAAAATATACTATTAAGAATGCGTTACACTTGCTAGGGATTAAAGCACCTGTACAAATGTAA
- a CDS encoding ParA family protein, with the protein MGKIIAVVNQKGGVGKTTTVVNLAAALVEKKKKVLIVDIDPQGNATSGCGVLKGQNQATIYDVLVNEANIKDVIKKAEHENIYIIPSNMNLAGTEVELVNTKQREFILKKQLETVSDEYDYIFIDCPPAVNILTINALTASNSVLIPMQCEYYALEGLSQLVQTIGLVKKNTNNKLVLEGILFTMYDNRTNLSSQVVKEVKNHFSSTVYNTKITRSVRLSEAPSFGMSCICYDPKSKGSEQYRSLAKEFIERNK; encoded by the coding sequence ATGGGTAAAATCATTGCAGTAGTTAACCAAAAAGGTGGAGTTGGAAAGACAACTACAGTTGTCAATTTAGCAGCTGCACTCGTTGAAAAAAAGAAAAAGGTTCTAATTGTAGATATTGACCCGCAAGGAAATGCAACAAGTGGTTGCGGTGTACTAAAAGGTCAAAACCAAGCAACAATATATGATGTTTTAGTAAATGAAGCAAATATAAAAGATGTAATAAAAAAAGCAGAGCATGAAAATATATACATTATACCTTCCAATATGAATTTAGCAGGAACAGAAGTAGAGCTAGTAAACACAAAGCAACGTGAATTTATCCTTAAGAAACAGCTAGAGACAGTAAGCGATGAGTATGATTACATATTTATTGACTGCCCGCCAGCAGTTAATATCCTTACTATTAATGCTTTAACTGCTTCAAATTCTGTACTTATACCAATGCAGTGTGAGTATTACGCGTTAGAAGGGTTATCACAATTAGTACAGACTATTGGATTGGTAAAAAAGAATACGAATAATAAGTTGGTTTTAGAAGGAATTCTATTTACTATGTATGACAATAGAACTAACTTATCTTCACAAGTAGTAAAAGAAGTAAAAAATCATTTTAGTAGTACAGTATATAATACTAAAATTACAAGAAGTGTAAGATTAAGCGAAGCACCAAGTTTTGGTATGTCTTGTATTTGTTATGACCCAAAATCAAAAGGTTCAGAACAATATAGATCATTAGCAAAGGAATTTATAGAAAGGAACAAATAA
- a CDS encoding alanine/glycine:cation symporter family protein — protein MDLLKVLNTINDFVWGPPLLVLLVGTGILLTVRLKLIQVLKLPRAAKLIFKAENKGSGDINSFAALCTALAATVGTGNIVGVATAIGTGGPGALFWMWIAAFFGMATKYAEGVLAIKYRTVDANGQISGGPMYYIEKGLGRKFKPLAIFFAVSGILVALLGIGTFSQVNSISTSINMVAGIDVYVGNIIVSMLDQLHILSGAREWIATNGFPVISMVVAILVAIIVFGGIKSISKVSEKVVPVMAIVYIVLSGIILGVNYQSILPALGEVFTGAFSGRAAVGGFLGATMAKAIQKGIARGVFSNESGLGSAPIAAAAAKTEWPAEQGLISMTGTFIDTIIICTLTGLTILVTGTWCQEGIEGAAVTQAAFLQVFPKIGSILITICLTLFAFTTILGWCYYGERCLEYLAGVKGINIYRWVFIGMLAISGFLKLQEIWALADIVNGLMAFPNLIGLIGLSGVVVTETRLYMEHLKKQEIKESQSKVA, from the coding sequence ATGGATTTATTAAAGGTGTTAAACACAATTAATGATTTTGTATGGGGACCACCATTATTGGTTCTATTAGTAGGAACAGGCATTTTATTAACTGTTAGATTAAAACTAATTCAAGTATTAAAATTACCAAGGGCCGCTAAACTTATCTTTAAAGCAGAAAATAAAGGGAGCGGAGATATTAATAGCTTTGCAGCTCTATGTACAGCTTTAGCTGCAACTGTAGGAACTGGAAATATTGTAGGGGTTGCTACAGCTATTGGTACAGGTGGCCCAGGAGCCTTATTTTGGATGTGGATAGCAGCCTTTTTTGGAATGGCAACTAAATATGCGGAAGGTGTACTTGCTATTAAGTATAGAACAGTAGATGCAAATGGTCAGATTTCAGGCGGACCGATGTATTACATAGAAAAGGGACTTGGGAGGAAATTTAAACCATTAGCAATTTTCTTTGCAGTAAGTGGTATTTTAGTAGCTTTATTGGGAATAGGTACATTTTCACAAGTAAACTCGATTTCTACAAGTATTAATATGGTAGCTGGTATTGATGTTTACGTAGGAAATATAATAGTAAGCATGTTAGACCAATTACATATTTTATCAGGAGCAAGAGAATGGATTGCAACAAATGGTTTTCCTGTTATTAGTATGGTAGTAGCCATACTTGTAGCTATTATTGTTTTTGGTGGCATTAAAAGTATCTCAAAAGTATCAGAAAAAGTTGTACCAGTGATGGCTATTGTATATATTGTCTTATCAGGTATTATTTTAGGTGTGAACTATCAAAGTATTTTACCAGCATTAGGAGAAGTATTTACTGGAGCTTTTTCAGGAAGAGCAGCCGTAGGAGGTTTCTTAGGAGCAACCATGGCTAAAGCTATACAAAAAGGGATTGCTAGAGGTGTGTTTTCGAATGAATCAGGTCTTGGTAGTGCGCCTATTGCAGCGGCAGCAGCAAAAACAGAGTGGCCTGCTGAACAAGGGCTTATTTCTATGACAGGAACATTTATTGATACAATTATTATTTGTACATTAACAGGTCTTACTATTCTTGTTACTGGGACATGGTGTCAAGAAGGTATAGAAGGAGCAGCAGTAACACAAGCAGCCTTTTTACAAGTATTTCCTAAAATAGGATCAATACTTATTACGATTTGTTTAACCTTGTTTGCATTTACAACTATACTAGGATGGTGCTATTACGGGGAACGTTGTTTAGAATATTTAGCTGGTGTAAAAGGAATTAATATCTATCGTTGGGTATTCATTGGCATGCTGGCTATTAGTGGTTTCTTAAAATTACAAGAAATCTGGGCTTTAGCTGATATCGTAAATGGACTTATGGCATTTCCAAATCTTATTGGTTTAATAGGTCTCTCTGGGGTAGTAGTAACTGAGACAAGACTTTATATGGAACATTTGAAAAAACAGGAGATAAAAGAATCGCAAAGCAAAGTAGCATAA
- a CDS encoding helix-turn-helix domain-containing protein, which translates to MSRTTSVTAELHGYSLEELKKLRRSYSTEIGRNVLTTVVMLIEGNSVKQIADFLAVRLITVYTYINRWNELGISSLEDYRGRTPSNCKMTAEMEHDLLEVVQHNIPNDFEFLGNVWTAKLLSDYLNQNYGIRLCPQCIRDTLHKNNYSFKRAQKRPSKGVKSEQESFKKNDRNYEYCRKRF; encoded by the coding sequence AACTAAAAAAATTAAGAAGATCTTATTCTACAGAGATAGGTAGGAATGTTCTTACGACAGTTGTTATGCTTATAGAAGGCAATTCAGTTAAACAAATTGCAGATTTTCTTGCAGTACGTTTAATTACTGTTTATACCTATATAAATCGTTGGAATGAGCTTGGTATTTCTTCTTTAGAAGACTATAGAGGTAGAACCCCTTCTAATTGCAAAATGACAGCTGAAATGGAACATGATCTTTTAGAAGTGGTTCAGCATAATATCCCTAATGATTTTGAGTTTCTAGGCAATGTTTGGACTGCCAAGCTTTTATCAGATTATCTTAATCAAAACTACGGGATAAGGCTATGCCCACAATGTATTAGAGATACACTTCATAAAAACAACTATAGCTTCAAACGAGCTCAAAAAAGACCAAGTAAAGGTGTAAAATCTGAGCAAGAATCGTTTAAAAAAAATGATAGAAACTACGAGTACTGTAGAAAACGATTCTGA
- a CDS encoding ParB/RepB/Spo0J family partition protein, with the protein MKPQRGLGRGLNALLSDEALNITAEGEATIKIVDINDIEPNFGQPRKKFSEEELQELSQSILEYGVIQPLIVREKNNKYEIVAGERRYRAARLAGLTELPIIIKLFSDQQTLEVALIENIQREDLNPMELACAYSLLMEHFDLTQEQVADKVGKSRTAVTNIMRLLKLTPYVQEKLREDAISYGHARAILAVKDIKLQKQLTDLVIEKQLSVREIEKYIQNLSSIKDKKKKDKEKELYNPFYREIQEDLQRVLGTRVAISKGAKKGKIEIEYYSDEELSRIIQIINANK; encoded by the coding sequence ATGAAGCCACAAAGAGGATTAGGGAGAGGATTAAATGCGCTCTTGTCAGATGAAGCACTAAATATAACAGCAGAAGGCGAAGCAACAATTAAAATTGTAGATATCAATGATATTGAACCAAATTTTGGACAACCAAGAAAGAAATTTAGTGAAGAAGAATTACAAGAGTTAAGCCAATCTATATTAGAATATGGTGTCATACAGCCGCTCATTGTAAGAGAAAAAAATAATAAATATGAAATAGTAGCAGGAGAAAGACGTTATAGAGCTGCAAGATTAGCTGGTTTAACAGAGCTTCCTATTATTATTAAGCTCTTTTCTGATCAACAAACTCTAGAGGTTGCTTTGATTGAAAATATACAGAGAGAAGACCTTAATCCTATGGAATTAGCTTGTGCATACAGCTTATTAATGGAACACTTTGATTTAACACAAGAACAAGTAGCTGATAAAGTAGGTAAAAGTAGAACAGCTGTAACTAATATCATGAGATTATTAAAATTAACGCCATATGTACAAGAAAAGTTAAGAGAAGATGCTATTAGCTATGGCCATGCGAGAGCTATTCTTGCGGTAAAAGATATAAAACTGCAAAAACAACTTACTGATTTAGTAATTGAAAAACAACTAAGTGTACGAGAAATAGAAAAATATATTCAAAACTTATCAAGTATTAAGGATAAAAAGAAAAAAGATAAAGAAAAAGAATTATACAATCCATTCTATAGAGAAATACAAGAAGACTTACAACGTGTTTTAGGAACAAGAGTAGCTATTTCTAAAGGGGCCAAAAAGGGGAAAATAGAAATAGAGTATTATTCAGATGAAGAATTATCTAGAATCATACAAATTATTAATGCTAATAAGTAA
- a CDS encoding metallophosphoesterase family protein: MKAKKVAVISDLHASLSMLDAFISYINKQDVELILNLGDYISNGPNPCEVFDRIWVDKRFINIKGYDEDSLFHSVKKSEGIAQGEWIRKKLGKDRLKKIELSPSIKMININNRKLLMCHINGWAEILQKSAHHIMGKLKDEDYNYILMGGSHRPEMTYQNKIFLKGNVIDPGAMTSSENRGNFVILDFSQEEPNISFHSLYAEKIYLNQINSKEQRDIIKEEVEENTLKDTLLYIHGKKKSGEVYIDQDVVQRILEIGLGQSKYICIGCWSHEKQIIRELLYYLKCRKIKASEEGSQEWYIGEVTDQVRELVLNRRLLPCGRLKWFEISFQDHINSIAPLYSIYHYGKEGFIKRLSLKELYSMEEMLKKYDIPYTIPINQ; the protein is encoded by the coding sequence ATGAAAGCAAAAAAAGTAGCAGTTATCTCAGACCTTCATGCTAGCTTATCGATGTTAGATGCATTTATAAGTTATATAAATAAGCAAGATGTAGAGCTTATTTTAAATTTGGGGGATTATATCAGTAATGGGCCAAATCCATGCGAAGTATTTGATCGGATTTGGGTAGATAAAAGATTTATAAACATTAAAGGCTATGACGAAGATAGTCTATTTCATAGTGTAAAAAAATCGGAAGGAATTGCTCAAGGAGAATGGATAAGAAAAAAACTGGGTAAAGATAGATTAAAAAAAATAGAATTATCACCTAGTATAAAAATGATAAATATTAATAATAGGAAACTGTTAATGTGTCATATAAATGGATGGGCAGAAATTCTTCAAAAGTCAGCCCATCATATTATGGGAAAATTAAAAGATGAGGATTATAACTATATTTTAATGGGTGGAAGTCATAGACCAGAAATGACTTATCAAAATAAGATTTTTTTAAAAGGAAATGTTATTGATCCGGGGGCTATGACGAGTAGTGAAAATAGAGGAAATTTTGTTATATTAGATTTTAGTCAAGAGGAGCCTAATATCAGTTTTCATAGTCTATATGCAGAGAAAATTTATTTAAATCAAATAAATAGTAAAGAGCAAAGAGATATAATAAAAGAAGAAGTAGAAGAAAATACCTTAAAAGATACTCTACTTTATATACATGGAAAGAAGAAAAGTGGAGAGGTATATATAGACCAGGATGTTGTACAGAGAATACTAGAAATAGGATTAGGACAAAGTAAGTATATCTGTATTGGATGCTGGAGCCATGAAAAGCAGATTATTAGAGAGTTATTATACTATCTTAAGTGTAGAAAAATAAAAGCATCTGAAGAAGGCTCTCAAGAATGGTATATAGGAGAAGTTACTGATCAAGTAAGAGAACTAGTATTAAATAGACGCTTATTACCATGTGGGAGATTAAAGTGGTTTGAAATATCCTTTCAAGATCATATTAATAGTATAGCACCTTTATATAGTATCTATCATTATGGTAAAGAAGGATTTATAAAGAGATTATCATTGAAGGAATTATATAGTATGGAAGAGATGTTAAAAAAGTATGATATTCCATATACTATACCAATAAACCAATAA
- a CDS encoding IS630 family transposase, giving the protein MIETTSTVENDSDSVLYVMDETALRTESDNRRTWSPVGVSPILESNGSHQGVNIIGATEITKNFDTIADIYDAAHTIKGKEIKEFLSELLERNLGKKVYVVLDNAKTHNNHEIQEFWSQNTNRLVLINTPVYSPQLNPQENIWNLLKNKVYTVGAKESTDALFEEVNHLYNQFNDDKGLIKNIVNPRNYYFKSRI; this is encoded by the coding sequence ATGATAGAAACTACGAGTACTGTAGAAAACGATTCTGATAGTGTTTTGTATGTTATGGACGAAACTGCCCTAAGAACAGAATCTGATAACAGGAGAACTTGGAGTCCAGTTGGGGTGTCCCCTATCTTAGAAAGCAATGGTTCTCATCAAGGGGTTAATATTATTGGTGCAACAGAAATAACCAAAAACTTTGATACAATAGCCGATATATATGATGCAGCACATACTATCAAAGGTAAAGAAATAAAAGAATTTTTAAGTGAACTATTAGAACGTAATCTTGGAAAGAAGGTGTATGTTGTTTTAGATAATGCTAAAACACATAATAATCATGAGATTCAAGAGTTCTGGAGTCAAAATACTAATAGGTTAGTACTTATTAATACCCCCGTTTATTCACCACAACTTAATCCACAAGAAAACATTTGGAACTTGCTTAAGAATAAAGTGTATACAGTAGGTGCTAAAGAGAGTACTGATGCACTCTTTGAAGAAGTTAATCATCTATATAATCAATTCAATGATGATAAAGGGCTAATTAAAAACATCGTTAATCCCAGAAATTACTACTTCAAGTCCAGAATATAA
- a CDS encoding SseB family protein, whose translation MYNFYNLNPNHSSPETSNHVTLDINLPLHNDTFYELFNIYADHPTEENQDKLGSYLNTINYLIGFFPSDNSAENSTQITISKYDDLHLLICSTKEREVYLPAFTTTTELQSWCKESINTISVPAEWLWKFVLSQNNFSGIVINPGSIGWTINYDHIRSLLDDIIHD comes from the coding sequence ATGTATAACTTTTATAATCTTAATCCTAATCATTCATCACCTGAAACCTCTAATCACGTTACCTTAGATATTAATCTACCACTACATAATGATACATTTTATGAATTATTTAATATTTATGCAGATCATCCTACTGAAGAAAACCAAGACAAGCTTGGTAGTTATTTAAACACCATTAACTACCTGATTGGCTTTTTCCCTAGTGATAATTCTGCTGAAAATTCTACTCAGATAACTATTAGTAAATATGATGATTTACATTTACTAATCTGCTCTACCAAAGAGCGAGAAGTATACCTTCCAGCCTTTACTACTACTACTGAACTTCAAAGTTGGTGTAAGGAATCTATTAATACAATCTCTGTTCCTGCGGAATGGTTATGGAAATTTGTTTTATCTCAAAATAATTTTTCAGGTATTGTTATTAACCCAGGAAGTATTGGTTGGACTATTAATTACGACCACATTCGTTCACTTTTAGATGACATTATTCATGATTAG
- a CDS encoding GtrA family protein — MNGITKVKQMFFNKQFICFLIIGCINSLSGIVFSWFYSVIMGPIIAFIPGYISGIVVSYVLNSVFTFKEGFSLERFIKFALSTIPNFLIQFIAVLIIVNILGLHKLVAYALAAIVGVPVTFIILKLFVFIKR, encoded by the coding sequence ATGAATGGAATAACAAAAGTAAAACAAATGTTCTTTAATAAACAGTTTATATGTTTTTTAATTATTGGATGTATTAATTCATTGAGTGGTATTGTCTTTTCTTGGTTTTATTCAGTAATAATGGGACCCATTATTGCCTTTATACCGGGTTATATAAGTGGAATTGTTGTGTCGTATGTTTTAAATAGTGTATTTACCTTCAAAGAAGGATTCTCATTAGAGAGGTTCATTAAATTTGCACTCTCTACAATTCCTAATTTCTTAATACAGTTTATTGCCGTTTTGATTATTGTTAATATATTAGGGCTTCATAAATTGGTTGCTTATGCATTAGCAGCTATAGTGGGTGTACCAGTGACTTTTATTATCTTAAAACTTTTTGTATTTATAAAAAGATAA